One window of Silvimonas iriomotensis genomic DNA carries:
- a CDS encoding DUF6600 domain-containing protein: MTRSHLLCSLALVASLFAGHALADDPPSEVARLNDADGNVTFAPAGSNDWAYAPINRPMTTGDQLWVDRGGRAELHTGATALRLGDQTSLSFLALDDNNTQLKVTQGTLGLRVRNLYNGQHIEVDTPNLAFTINAPGEYRLDVDPDGNSTRVTVRRGNGTALGSNGNSFNLHDGDQISWGGTDLQELAASVNPPYDPFDQWTQGRDHHEDQSVSARYVPRDVTGYESLDDNGTWQTVVDYGPVWVPHTTIVGWAPYRFGHWVWIAPWGWTWVDDAPWGFAPFHYGRWAYIGSSWCWVPGRPAPRPVYAPALVAFAGGVNASVHITIGGGPGVAWLPLGPGEAYHPAYVSSPTYVTNINRTTVINNVTVNKTVYVNQAAPNAINGMAANNFVHGRPVQAAVATFQPQQFAHAQFNNAPGVAPVAQSMVGNAKPAAAVRDAHFNRPVISTRTPPQPFAAHDDLASRYATHGAVPGAGPALVAHANAPAPQVNLVKGGDNHPANNAPARPPQAQPAPQPAPVQSQHATPPEQRPVAPGNNVPHPPSNPRDQDAAQNHPVAALQAHERGNPFQRPSEQPQPRQQDRAPQPQPQQLQQSQPRQQAEAPRPPQATMNPQPVMHDNRPTAQGKPQQTHGDERHPDVQHHHAPPKEEPQHKEQQ, translated from the coding sequence ATGACCCGATCACATCTGTTATGCAGTCTTGCCCTGGTGGCAAGTCTGTTTGCCGGCCACGCGCTGGCAGACGATCCACCCTCCGAAGTGGCCCGGCTCAATGATGCCGATGGCAACGTAACCTTTGCGCCCGCCGGGAGTAATGACTGGGCCTATGCGCCCATCAATCGCCCGATGACCACGGGTGACCAGCTATGGGTAGACCGTGGCGGCCGGGCAGAGCTGCATACTGGTGCGACCGCCTTGCGTCTTGGCGATCAGACCAGCCTGTCTTTTCTGGCACTGGATGACAACAACACCCAGTTAAAGGTGACTCAGGGCACATTGGGGCTGCGGGTACGCAATCTTTACAACGGTCAGCACATTGAGGTGGACACCCCCAATCTGGCCTTTACCATCAATGCGCCCGGCGAATACCGGCTGGATGTTGATCCGGATGGTAACAGCACGCGCGTGACGGTGCGCCGGGGCAATGGCACGGCGCTGGGCAGCAACGGCAACAGCTTCAATCTGCATGATGGCGACCAGATTTCCTGGGGCGGCACCGACCTGCAAGAACTCGCCGCCAGCGTCAACCCGCCTTACGATCCGTTTGATCAATGGACACAAGGGCGTGATCACCACGAAGACCAGTCGGTCAGCGCCCGCTACGTGCCGCGCGATGTGACCGGCTATGAAAGCCTGGACGACAACGGCACCTGGCAAACCGTGGTCGACTACGGGCCGGTATGGGTGCCACATACAACCATTGTGGGATGGGCGCCGTATCGCTTCGGCCATTGGGTGTGGATTGCGCCGTGGGGCTGGACCTGGGTGGATGATGCACCCTGGGGGTTTGCGCCTTTCCATTACGGTCGCTGGGCCTACATTGGCAGTAGCTGGTGCTGGGTACCGGGTCGCCCGGCGCCGCGCCCGGTGTACGCGCCGGCGCTGGTGGCTTTTGCCGGCGGGGTCAACGCATCGGTACACATCACCATTGGTGGCGGCCCCGGCGTGGCCTGGCTGCCGCTGGGCCCGGGCGAGGCGTACCACCCGGCCTATGTCAGCAGCCCGACCTACGTCACCAATATCAACCGGACAACGGTGATCAACAACGTCACGGTGAACAAGACGGTTTACGTTAACCAGGCGGCGCCCAATGCCATTAACGGCATGGCGGCCAACAACTTTGTGCACGGGCGGCCCGTGCAGGCTGCTGTCGCCACGTTCCAGCCGCAGCAGTTTGCCCATGCGCAATTCAACAATGCCCCAGGCGTGGCCCCGGTTGCCCAGAGCATGGTGGGCAACGCAAAACCAGCGGCCGCCGTGCGTGATGCCCATTTCAACCGGCCAGTGATCAGCACCCGGACGCCACCACAACCCTTTGCCGCACATGACGATCTGGCCAGCCGCTACGCCACGCACGGCGCCGTACCGGGAGCAGGGCCTGCGCTGGTGGCCCATGCCAATGCGCCGGCACCGCAGGTCAATCTGGTCAAGGGTGGTGATAATCATCCGGCAAACAACGCGCCAGCGCGGCCGCCGCAAGCCCAGCCTGCGCCGCAGCCAGCACCGGTGCAGTCGCAACATGCAACACCGCCAGAACAGCGTCCGGTGGCGCCGGGCAACAATGTGCCGCACCCACCCAGCAACCCGCGCGACCAGGACGCAGCGCAGAACCATCCGGTTGCCGCACTGCAAGCGCATGAGCGGGGCAATCCGTTCCAGCGGCCGAGCGAACAGCCGCAGCCGCGTCAGCAAGATCGCGCCCCGCAGCCGCAGCCGCAGCAGCTCCAGCAATCACAGCCACGACAGCAGGCCGAAGCGCCGCGCCCGCCGCAGGCGACGATGAACCCGCAACCTGTGATGCATGACAATCGGCCCACTGCGCAGGGCAAGCCGCAACAGACGCATGGTGACGAGCGCCATCCGGACGTACAACATCATCACGCGCCGCCCAAAGAGGAGCCGCAACACAAAGAGCAGCAGTGA
- a CDS encoding glycoside hydrolase family 43 protein → MNAWPNPFIEQRADPFILRHQDHYYFIASVPEYDRLEIRRAASLDGLRETQAVVVWRKPHSGPMSQLIWAPELHHVDGRWYIYFAASHTQALDAAGMFQHRMFVLECADADPLAGCWVEKGQITTPLDTFALDGTTFLHQDRRWYLWAQKAPDIAGNSNLYLAEMANPWTLKSAPVLLSKPELEWECRGFLVNEGPAVITHGDRLFVSYSASATDENYCIGLLWIPLQADPMQPENWRKSALPVFCTNKQNRQFGPGHNSFTQTPDGQDVLVYHARNYTQIEGDPLYDPNRHTRLQAIHWQENGMPDFGSPAPDTA, encoded by the coding sequence ATGAATGCCTGGCCCAATCCCTTTATTGAACAGCGTGCTGATCCGTTTATCTTGCGGCATCAGGATCACTATTACTTTATTGCCTCGGTGCCCGAATATGATCGACTGGAAATCCGCCGCGCTGCCAGTCTGGACGGCCTGCGTGAGACGCAAGCCGTCGTGGTTTGGCGCAAACCACACAGCGGGCCGATGAGCCAGCTGATCTGGGCGCCTGAACTGCACCATGTGGATGGCAGGTGGTATATCTATTTTGCCGCCAGCCATACGCAGGCGCTGGATGCGGCAGGCATGTTCCAGCACCGGATGTTTGTGCTGGAGTGCGCTGATGCTGACCCGCTTGCCGGTTGCTGGGTAGAAAAAGGGCAGATCACAACGCCACTGGATACCTTTGCGCTGGACGGCACCACTTTTCTGCATCAGGACAGGCGCTGGTATCTGTGGGCACAGAAAGCGCCGGATATTGCCGGCAATTCCAATCTGTATCTGGCTGAAATGGCCAATCCATGGACCCTCAAAAGCGCACCAGTACTGCTGAGCAAGCCAGAACTGGAATGGGAGTGTCGTGGCTTTCTTGTGAATGAAGGTCCGGCCGTCATCACCCATGGCGACAGACTGTTTGTCAGCTACTCTGCCAGCGCCACTGACGAAAACTACTGCATCGGATTGCTGTGGATACCCCTGCAGGCAGACCCGATGCAGCCAGAAAACTGGCGCAAATCAGCGCTGCCTGTGTTTTGCACCAACAAGCAAAATCGCCAGTTCGGGCCTGGGCATAACAGTTTTACGCAAACACCTGACGGCCAGGACGTGCTGGTTTACCACGCCCGCAATTACACCCAGATTGAGGGCGATCCCTTGTACGACCCCAATCGCCACACGCGTTTGCAGGCAATCCACTGGCAGGAAAACGGCATGCCGGATTTCGGCAGCCCCGCGCCGGATACGGCGTAA
- a CDS encoding glycoside-pentoside-hexuronide (GPH):cation symporter — translation MANDTLSVREKIGYGMGDAGCNIIFGAIMLFVNYFYTDIFGLTPALVGVLLLSVRVIDAVTDPIMGALADRTRSKYGRFRPWLLWMALPYAIFSILMFTTPAWSYDSKVVYAFVTYFLLSLAYTAINIPYCALGSVITNDPQERVACQSYRFVLVGLATLLLSLTLLPMADWFGGEDKARGYQMAMSVLAFAGMCMFLICFASVRERVQPATQTRDELKKDLKDVWKNDQWVRILLLTLCNVCPGFIRMAATMYYVTWVMQQSTRFATLFISLGVVGMILGSMLAKTLTDRWCKLRVFFWTNIVLGAFSCTFYFLDPHATGLIVALYFLLNILHQIPSPLHWSLMADVDDYGEWKTGKRITGISFAGNLFFLKAGLAIAGATAGFLLSWYGYDAGAKAQSASAIDGIVLLFSIIPGVGYLLTAAVVRLLKVDRELMRQIQVDLEKQRLVRRAA, via the coding sequence ATGGCAAACGACACACTTTCGGTCAGGGAAAAAATTGGTTATGGCATGGGCGACGCCGGCTGCAATATCATTTTCGGCGCCATCATGTTGTTTGTTAACTACTTTTACACAGACATCTTTGGACTGACGCCGGCACTGGTCGGCGTATTGCTGCTCTCGGTACGCGTCATCGACGCGGTGACAGACCCCATTATGGGCGCACTGGCAGACCGCACACGCAGCAAATACGGTCGCTTTCGCCCATGGTTGCTGTGGATGGCGCTTCCTTATGCGATCTTCAGCATCTTGATGTTCACCACACCAGCGTGGAGCTACGACAGCAAGGTTGTCTATGCCTTTGTCACTTATTTTTTGCTCTCGCTGGCCTACACCGCCATCAATATTCCGTATTGCGCTTTGGGCAGTGTGATCACCAACGACCCGCAAGAACGCGTCGCCTGCCAGTCGTACCGGTTTGTGCTGGTTGGCCTGGCAACGCTCTTGCTCTCTCTGACTTTGCTGCCCATGGCCGACTGGTTTGGTGGCGAAGACAAAGCCCGTGGCTACCAGATGGCAATGAGCGTGCTTGCCTTTGCCGGCATGTGTATGTTCCTCATCTGCTTTGCCAGCGTGCGTGAACGGGTACAACCTGCAACGCAGACGCGTGATGAACTCAAAAAGGATCTCAAGGATGTCTGGAAAAACGACCAGTGGGTTCGCATTCTGCTGTTGACGCTATGCAATGTCTGCCCCGGGTTTATACGGATGGCGGCGACCATGTATTACGTCACCTGGGTCATGCAGCAAAGCACCCGGTTTGCCACACTGTTTATCAGCCTGGGGGTAGTGGGCATGATCCTGGGCAGCATGCTGGCCAAGACGCTGACTGATCGCTGGTGCAAGCTACGGGTGTTTTTCTGGACCAATATCGTGCTGGGGGCGTTCTCTTGCACGTTCTATTTTCTTGACCCGCACGCAACCGGGTTGATCGTGGCGCTGTATTTCTTGCTGAACATCCTGCACCAGATTCCATCCCCATTGCATTGGTCGCTTATGGCCGACGTTGATGATTATGGCGAGTGGAAGACCGGCAAACGCATTACCGGCATCAGCTTTGCCGGCAATCTGTTTTTCCTGAAAGCGGGCCTGGCCATTGCTGGCGCAACGGCGGGTTTCTTGTTGTCCTGGTACGGTTACGATGCGGGCGCCAAAGCACAAAGCGCGTCCGCTATCGATGGCATTGTCCTGTTGTTCAGCATTATCCCGGGCGTGGGTTACCTGCTTACTGCTGCCGTGGTGCGCTTACTCAAGGTAGATCGTGAACTCATGCGGCAAATTCAGGTGGACCTGGAGAAACAGCGCCTGGTCAGGAGGGCTGCCTGA
- a CDS encoding ATP-binding cassette domain-containing protein, whose protein sequence is MIRLKSLTLRRGTKVLLDRAELTLYPGSKVGVVGANGAGKSSFFSLLRGELHPDSGDLELPPRLTIGHVAQETPALACSALDYVLDGDTELRDIQRELAAHEGDGLQHGELLARLDAVDGYTAQARAARLLSGLGFSQDEMSKPVSDFSGGWRMRLNLAQALMCRSDILLLDEPTNHLDLETVVWLENWLRSYQGMLLIISHDRDFLDSTINAILHVGDGALTLYTGNYEDFENQRAQKLAQQQQAFDKQQREIAHLQKFVDRFKAKASKARQAQSRVKALERMERIAAAHVDSPFSFTFREPESSPNPLVRLENGNAGYALASPILRNLNLSLQNTARLGLLGVNGAGKSTLIKTLAAEQELLDGKRIEGKGLKIGYFAQHQVDALRLDESPLWHMQKLDPDTREQELRNFLGGFDFRGGMASDPVGPFSGGEKARLALALLIWQRPNLLLLDEPTNHLDIEMRQALTQALQDFEGAIIVVSHDRHLLRATVDDFWLIENGTVRPFDGDLDDYTRYSQEVRASQQAASEAQASGDGEIKVDRKAQKRAEAEARQRLAVLRKPLEQQLAKIEKQMSALTAENEALTAKLAEETIYDPAHKDELQTALRRKADVDAQLEEVEMNWLDISSQLEEIGVD, encoded by the coding sequence ATGATCCGACTCAAATCCCTGACTTTGCGGCGCGGCACCAAGGTTCTGCTTGATCGCGCCGAACTCACTCTTTATCCCGGCAGCAAAGTGGGCGTCGTTGGCGCCAACGGCGCGGGCAAATCCAGCTTCTTCAGCCTGCTGCGGGGCGAGTTGCACCCGGACTCCGGCGATCTGGAACTGCCGCCGCGTCTGACCATTGGCCATGTCGCCCAGGAAACGCCAGCACTGGCCTGCAGCGCACTGGATTACGTGCTTGATGGCGACACCGAACTGCGCGACATCCAGCGCGAGCTGGCCGCACACGAAGGCGACGGGCTGCAGCATGGTGAGTTGCTGGCACGCCTTGATGCTGTTGACGGCTACACCGCGCAGGCGCGCGCCGCCCGGCTGCTGTCGGGACTGGGCTTCTCGCAAGACGAAATGAGCAAGCCGGTGTCGGATTTCTCCGGTGGCTGGCGTATGCGGCTGAACCTGGCGCAGGCGCTGATGTGCCGCTCTGACATTCTGCTGCTGGATGAACCAACCAACCACCTGGATCTGGAAACCGTGGTCTGGCTGGAAAACTGGTTGCGCAGCTATCAGGGCATGTTGCTGATCATCTCGCACGATCGGGATTTTCTGGATTCGACCATCAACGCCATCTTGCACGTGGGCGATGGCGCATTGACGCTGTACACCGGCAATTACGAAGATTTCGAAAACCAGCGCGCGCAGAAACTGGCCCAGCAACAACAGGCATTCGACAAGCAACAGCGCGAGATTGCGCACCTGCAAAAGTTCGTCGACCGCTTCAAGGCCAAGGCCTCCAAAGCCCGCCAGGCGCAAAGCCGCGTCAAGGCGCTGGAACGCATGGAGCGCATTGCCGCTGCGCATGTGGACTCGCCATTCAGCTTTACCTTCCGCGAACCCGAATCCAGCCCCAACCCGCTGGTACGCCTGGAAAACGGCAACGCCGGCTATGCCCTGGCCTCGCCCATTTTGCGCAACCTGAACCTCAGCCTGCAAAACACCGCGCGCCTGGGCTTGCTGGGTGTGAACGGCGCCGGCAAATCGACGCTGATCAAAACGCTGGCAGCAGAACAGGAGTTGCTGGACGGCAAGCGCATTGAAGGCAAGGGCCTGAAAATTGGCTACTTTGCCCAGCACCAGGTAGACGCGCTGCGGCTGGATGAATCGCCGCTCTGGCACATGCAAAAGCTGGACCCGGACACCCGCGAGCAAGAGCTGCGCAATTTCCTGGGTGGCTTTGATTTCCGTGGCGGAATGGCTTCTGACCCGGTCGGGCCGTTTTCCGGCGGCGAAAAGGCCCGGCTCGCCCTGGCCTTGCTGATCTGGCAACGCCCCAATCTGTTACTGCTGGATGAGCCAACCAACCATCTGGACATTGAAATGCGTCAGGCGCTGACGCAGGCGTTGCAGGACTTCGAAGGCGCCATCATTGTGGTCTCGCACGATCGCCACTTGCTGCGCGCCACCGTGGATGACTTCTGGTTAATCGAAAACGGCACCGTACGCCCGTTTGACGGCGACCTGGACGACTACACCCGCTACAGCCAGGAAGTACGCGCCAGCCAGCAAGCCGCCAGCGAGGCTCAGGCCAGCGGCGACGGCGAAATCAAGGTGGACCGCAAAGCCCAGAAACGCGCTGAGGCCGAAGCACGCCAGCGCCTTGCCGTTTTGCGCAAACCGCTGGAACAGCAACTGGCCAAAATCGAAAAACAGATGAGCGCGCTGACGGCAGAAAACGAGGCGCTGACCGCAAAACTGGCCGAAGAAACCATCTACGACCCAGCCCATAAAGACGAACTGCAAACCGCACTCCGCCGCAAGGCAGACGTGGATGCGCAGCTGGAAGAAGTGGAAATGAACTGGCTGGATATCTCGTCGCAGCTTGAAGAAATCGGCGTGGACTAA
- a CDS encoding DUF1631 family protein — protein MNSAQEVRGSPTPSDTLVACRDMALKLLTQSMEGFFTQLEETFFTLAENTHDNKLRDSYFAARYELQSKRTIILTAFRQQFLETFAQRLEGKTNNGTFFKVTQSLGELSLVANDDYEESLTASGVANALKNSGGDTLQQLEQRLARLMPLSDDASASNPLSPDVICEAVMAACRVFESGIGARLAAMKAFETNLSGQISKVYTDLNQFLIQRNVHPAPLRSGQSRAPSRAPYMGDRQPDAAAQAAAQGGFDQGQYQGGYGNQPQYGGYNPMQNYAVTPELVAHLHQLAAGNMQPQAQSSLRPEWFGFLNNLQRDPPNGGLTASGQPENLLSVLRTTRWVNELNRVDTMTFDLVSMLFDRLFADQRLPNAAKGLLARLQIPVLKVSMLDGSFFARKAHPARQLIDLLEEAFLDYDGEPDDTDPKFAKFSGVVAWIADHFEDEVGVFDTALADIKRFLAEEAAALEQKASAAADDLLQTEVAEIASATATTLVQSRLARAGEVPAMVADFLTQWWAPAMAKAWGPNGEADPVFAQRQKALDDLLWSLQAKRGPEERLQLVNLLPGMLKVLEQGVTDVGMDQPASRAFFSELVNCHASAIRTGLRQSAMEPAAAPVLPPPSAPQGVGASVTMHAMPHAVETAPAVHVEPAISFAAAVAEAAAPVADDNDILPKRGEWLSWTADDGEERRLRLSWVSPLGTRYLFTNRAGENGLTLTRGDLEMHLASGRLQRLQRDGSATERALNQLKEQLVA, from the coding sequence ATGAATTCCGCCCAAGAGGTCCGGGGTAGCCCGACGCCAAGCGACACGCTGGTCGCGTGCCGTGACATGGCGCTCAAGCTGCTCACGCAGTCCATGGAGGGGTTCTTTACCCAGCTGGAAGAAACGTTCTTCACGCTGGCTGAAAACACGCATGACAACAAACTGCGCGACTCTTACTTTGCCGCTCGTTACGAGCTGCAATCCAAGCGCACGATCATCCTGACGGCGTTCCGCCAGCAGTTTCTGGAAACCTTTGCCCAACGCCTTGAAGGCAAGACCAATAACGGTACTTTCTTCAAGGTGACCCAGTCGCTGGGCGAGCTTTCTCTGGTCGCCAACGACGATTACGAAGAAAGCCTGACCGCCAGCGGCGTCGCTAACGCACTGAAGAACTCGGGTGGCGACACCCTGCAACAACTGGAACAACGTCTGGCCCGCCTGATGCCGTTGTCGGATGACGCATCGGCCTCCAACCCGCTCAGCCCGGATGTGATCTGCGAAGCCGTCATGGCCGCATGTCGCGTGTTCGAAAGCGGTATTGGTGCGCGTCTGGCCGCCATGAAGGCGTTCGAGACCAATCTGTCTGGCCAGATTTCCAAGGTTTACACCGATCTCAACCAGTTCCTGATCCAGCGTAACGTGCATCCGGCACCGCTGCGTAGCGGCCAGAGCCGCGCGCCCAGCCGCGCCCCGTACATGGGCGATCGCCAGCCAGACGCCGCAGCGCAAGCTGCCGCTCAGGGCGGGTTCGACCAGGGTCAGTATCAGGGCGGTTACGGCAACCAGCCGCAATACGGCGGCTACAACCCGATGCAGAACTACGCGGTGACGCCGGAACTGGTGGCGCACTTGCACCAACTGGCAGCCGGCAATATGCAGCCGCAAGCGCAAAGCTCGCTGCGTCCGGAATGGTTTGGCTTTCTGAACAACCTGCAGCGCGATCCACCCAATGGCGGCCTGACCGCCAGCGGCCAGCCGGAAAACCTGCTGAGCGTTTTGCGCACCACGCGCTGGGTGAATGAACTCAACCGCGTTGACACCATGACGTTTGATCTGGTGTCCATGCTGTTTGACCGCCTGTTTGCCGATCAGCGCCTGCCTAACGCCGCCAAGGGCTTGCTGGCCCGCCTGCAGATTCCGGTACTGAAAGTATCGATGCTGGACGGCAGCTTCTTTGCCCGCAAGGCGCATCCGGCCCGTCAACTGATCGACTTGCTGGAAGAAGCATTCCTGGATTACGACGGCGAACCGGACGATACCGATCCGAAGTTTGCCAAATTCAGCGGCGTTGTCGCCTGGATTGCCGACCACTTTGAAGATGAAGTGGGCGTGTTTGACACCGCCCTGGCCGATATCAAGCGTTTCCTGGCCGAAGAAGCCGCCGCGCTGGAACAAAAAGCCAGCGCCGCCGCCGACGATTTGCTGCAAACCGAAGTCGCCGAAATTGCCAGCGCCACCGCCACCACGCTGGTGCAAAGCCGTCTGGCCCGCGCCGGCGAAGTGCCAGCCATGGTTGCTGATTTCCTGACGCAATGGTGGGCACCCGCCATGGCCAAAGCCTGGGGCCCCAACGGCGAGGCCGATCCGGTGTTTGCCCAGCGCCAGAAAGCACTGGACGATCTGTTGTGGAGCCTGCAAGCCAAGCGCGGCCCGGAAGAACGCCTGCAACTGGTGAACTTGCTGCCAGGCATGCTCAAGGTGCTGGAACAAGGCGTCACCGATGTCGGCATGGATCAGCCGGCATCGCGCGCATTTTTCTCTGAACTGGTGAACTGCCACGCCTCGGCCATCCGTACCGGCCTGCGCCAGTCCGCCATGGAACCCGCAGCCGCGCCTGTGCTGCCGCCGCCTTCCGCCCCGCAAGGTGTGGGCGCCAGTGTAACCATGCATGCCATGCCGCATGCAGTGGAAACCGCACCGGCCGTGCACGTGGAACCGGCGATCTCGTTTGCCGCTGCCGTGGCCGAAGCCGCCGCACCGGTCGCGGACGACAACGATATTCTGCCCAAGCGCGGCGAATGGCTGTCCTGGACTGCGGATGATGGCGAAGAGCGCCGGCTGCGTCTGTCCTGGGTAAGCCCGCTGGGTACGCGTTATCTGTTTACCAACCGTGCCGGTGAAAACGGTCTGACGCTGACCCGTGGCGATCTGGAAATGCATCTTGCCAGCGGCCGCTTGCAGCGTCTGCAGCGCGATGGCTCCGCCACCGAACGCGCGCTCAACCAGCTCAAGGAACAACTGGTTGCCTGA